One Arvicanthis niloticus isolate mArvNil1 chromosome 3, mArvNil1.pat.X, whole genome shotgun sequence DNA segment encodes these proteins:
- the Cysltr2 gene encoding cysteinyl leukotriene receptor 2: protein MEVTETFSNNRNCAIENFKKEFYPIIYLIIFVWGALGNGFSIYVFVQTYKKSTSVNVFMLNLAISDFLFISTLPFRADYYFKDINWTFGDTACRIMSYSLYVNMYTSIYFLTVLSVVRFLATVHPLQMLHVTSIRSAWIFCGIIWVFIMVSSTPLLMNGQEEKNNTTLCFELNHQKFKNLEIMNYIALVVGFLLPFFTLTICYLLIIRVLLKVQIPESGPRAAHRKALTTIVIAMIIFLFCFLPYHVLRTLHLFTWEADSCGNELHKATVITLTLAVANSCFDPLLYYFAGENFKARLRAVFRKDHL from the coding sequence ATGGAAGTAACTGAGACCTTCAGCAATAACAGAAATTGTGCAATAGAAAACTTCAAGAAAGAATTTTACCCCATCATATACCTGATAATATTTGTCTGGGGAGCCTTGGGAAATGGCTTTTCTATATATGTCTTTGTACAGACTTACAAGAAGTCCACATCTGTTAATGTTTTCATGCTTAACCTGGCCATTTCAGATTTCCTATTCATAAGCACCCTACCCTTCAGGGCTGACTACTATTTCAAAGATATCAATTGGACATTTGGGGACACAGCCTGCAGAATTATGTCTTATTCCTTATATGTCAACATGTATACTAGCATTTATTTTCTAACTGTGCTGAGTGTTGTGCGTTTCCTGGCCACTGTCCACCCTCTCCAGATGCTCCATGTCACCAGCATCAGGAGTGCCTGGATCTTCTGTGGGATCATATGGGTCTTCATCATGGTTTCTTCAACACCACTTCTGATGAATGgccaagaggagaaaaataacacTACATTGTGCTTTGAGCTGAATCACCAAAAGTTTAAAAATCTCGAGATAATGAATTACATTGCATTAGTGGTAGGCTTCTTGCTTCCGTTTTTCACACTCACCATCTGCTACCTGCTGATCATCCGGGTCTTGTTAAAGGTGCAGATTCCAGAATCAGGTCCACGGGCTGCTCATAGGAAGGCTCTGACCACCATTGTCATTGCCATgatcatcttcctcttctgttttctgccaTACCACGTACTGCGGACCCTCCACTTGTTCACATGGGAGGCAGATTCATGTGGGAATGAGTTACATAAGGCCACGGTCATCACACTGACCTTGGCTGTAGCCAATAGCTGCTTCGATCCCCTTCTCTACTATTTTGCTGGAGAGAATTTCAAAGCTCGTTTAAGGGCTGTATTCAGGAAAGATCATCTATAG